A stretch of the Bacillus sp. FJAT-18017 genome encodes the following:
- a CDS encoding response regulator transcription factor has translation MKILLVEDDRAIAAGLEYSLQMEEYETILCENVLAATKVIAERLGEIDLCLFDLSLPDGSGYDLCSLVKKRSDKPVIFLTALDDEVNVVMGLDMGADDYITKPFRVRELMSRIKSVLRRYHKHMQTKPIIEVGDVKVNTLEGKVYKNGQEVLVTALEYRLFLIFANNIGRVLTREQLLERIWDVAGDFVNDNTLTVYIKRLREKLEDNPQSPTIIKTVRGLGYKVGD, from the coding sequence TTGAAGATTTTATTGGTTGAGGATGATCGGGCGATTGCGGCGGGGCTCGAGTATTCGCTGCAGATGGAAGAATACGAGACAATTCTTTGCGAGAATGTCTTGGCTGCCACAAAAGTGATAGCCGAACGTCTTGGTGAAATTGATTTATGCTTGTTCGACTTGTCGCTTCCGGATGGGAGCGGCTATGATCTGTGCAGTCTTGTGAAGAAGCGGAGTGATAAACCCGTTATTTTCCTGACAGCCCTGGATGATGAAGTAAATGTTGTCATGGGGCTTGATATGGGCGCGGATGATTATATTACAAAGCCGTTCCGGGTCAGGGAGCTTATGTCACGAATCAAGTCGGTACTCCGTCGCTACCATAAACACATGCAGACCAAGCCGATTATTGAAGTCGGTGATGTAAAGGTAAACACACTGGAAGGAAAGGTTTATAAAAATGGACAGGAAGTACTGGTCACTGCCCTCGAATATAGGCTGTTCCTTATTTTTGCCAATAATATCGGACGGGTCCTGACCAGGGAGCAGCTGCTTGAACGAATTTGGGATGTTGCCGGCGATTTCGTTAATGACAATACGCTGACTGTGTACATAAAAAGGTTGCGGGAAAAGCTTGAGGACAACCCGCAAAGCCCGACCATTATCAAGACTGTGCGCGGCCTTGGGTATAAGGTGGGTGATTAG